GCCCAGGCGGCGCAGCCGGTACTGGTGCTCGGCGCTGCGGGCCAGGCTGGTGGCCCAGAGCGGCGGGGTGCCCGGCGGGGTGGCCAGGGCGAACTCCCGGCCGATGTCGTTGAGCAGGGCCACCACCTCGCGGCGGGCCCGGCGGAACATCAGCCCGGCGGTGCGCGGGGTGGCGTCGGGCAGGAGCCGCCGGCGGGCCGCCCGCAGCCCGCGGCCGAGGACGCCGGCCGGCTGCTCCTGGTAGCGGAAGGCCAGCAGCCCGCGACGGCGCAGCCACTCCAGGTCGACCAGGTCGGTGCTGGTGTTGACCTGGCTGTCGGTGAGGAAGGGAGCGCTGTCCCGCCACCACATCACGTCGATCCGGGAGAGCAGGTAGATCCGGACCAGCGCGGTGAGGTCGTGCGCCGAGCTGCGGGCGTTGGGCTGGTAGCGGGCGATCTCCAGCAGCAGGGTCTCCCGGGCGCCCACGAACCCCTGCGGGGTGGCGTCGAGGACCGCGGCGATCGCCGGCTCACGCAGCCGCTGGTCCAGCAGCACCTGGCGGGCGGTGGTCGACGGGGCGTCCGCCAGGGCGCCCACCTCGACCAGCAGCTCGGCCACCGCCGCCCGGTACGCGGCGAGGTCCGGCGCATCGGTGACGGGACGGCGCCCGGCGGCGGGCGGCAGCCGGCGGGCGGGGGCGGTGGCCGCGACGGCGGGCCCGGGCTGCTGGCCGGGGCTTCGGCTGGGCACGCGCATGGTCGGGTCCCCTCTCCGGGCAGGACACGGTGTGGTCGAGCCTGAAACACACCGTAAGCACCAGGAACGGGAAATCCGCGAACAATCCTCCTATCCCCCCTCTAAGGGCGACGAGTCACCGCATCCGGCGCGGAAAGCGACTGCACCCAGCCGTACCCCGGCGCGGCGGGCAGTGCGGCGTCCCGGTCGGCCCGGACCGCGTCGGCGGCGTGCAGCGCGGCGCCGAGGGCGGCCCGGAACAGCAGGGAGCCGGTGCTGACCCGGGCCACGCCGAGCCGCCCCAGCACGGCCAGGGTCGGCCCGCCGGGTCGGTGCAGCACGTTCAGCGGTCGGCCGGCCTCGGCCGCCAGCCGCTCGACCAGGTCGTCCGGCGCGCCGGGAACGAAGAAGCCGTCGGCCCCGGCGGCCCGGTACGCGCGAGCCCGGTCCAGGGCCTCCGGCAGCGGCTCCGGCACGCCCAGCCACCAGGCGTCGGTGCGGGCGTTGACGAACAGCCCCGGCACGGCGGCCTTCACCGCCGCGATCTTGGCGGCGGCCAGTTCCGGCGGCGTCAGGCTGCCGTCCGGGCGGCCGTCCTCCAGGTTCACGCCCACCACGCCGAGCGCCGCCAGCTCGGCGACGTAGTCGGCCACCGCCGCCGGGTCGTCGCTGAACCCGCCCTCGACGTCCACGGTGAGCAGCACCGGCAGGTCGCGCAGCCGCCGGGCGAGGTCGAGGTTCTCCCCCCGGGTGGCCCCGGCCGCGTCCGGCTTCCCACCCGCCGCGGCGACGCCGAGGCTGGTGGTGCCGATCGCCGGATGCCCCCGGGCCGCCAGGGCCGCGGCGGAGGCATGGTCCCAGGCGTTGGGCAGCAGCAGCGGCCGGCCCGGCCGGTGCAGGGCGTGGAAGGCCTCGGTGCGCTCATTCATCGGACGGTCACCTCGGTGCTGGTCGGGACGGTCAGGGTGGGACGGGCCGGGTGGTCGGGGCCGGCGCGGCGGCGGAGCACGTCGACCACCCCGGCGGCCAGGGCCAGGGCGTGCCGCTCTCCCGGGCAGCCCCGGGGTCCGGCGCCGAAGGTCAGCGACCCGCCGGGGCGCCCGGGGCGGAACCGGTCCGGCTCGGAGTGCGCGGCGGGGTCGCGGTTGGCCGCGTCGAACCGGAGCAGCAGCGGGGCGTCCGGGCCGATCTCCCGGCCGCCGAGGTGCAGCGCGGCGGTGGTCACCCGCCGGGTGCCGCGTACCGGCGGATCGAGGCGCAGCACCTCGGCCAGCAGGTCGCCGGT
This sequence is a window from Micromonospora sp. NBRC 110009. Protein-coding genes within it:
- a CDS encoding isocitrate lyase/PEP mutase family protein yields the protein MNERTEAFHALHRPGRPLLLPNAWDHASAAALAARGHPAIGTTSLGVAAAGGKPDAAGATRGENLDLARRLRDLPVLLTVDVEGGFSDDPAAVADYVAELAALGVVGVNLEDGRPDGSLTPPELAAAKIAAVKAAVPGLFVNARTDAWWLGVPEPLPEALDRARAYRAAGADGFFVPGAPDDLVERLAAEAGRPLNVLHRPGGPTLAVLGRLGVARVSTGSLLFRAALGAALHAADAVRADRDAALPAAPGYGWVQSLSAPDAVTRRP